One candidate division Zixibacteria bacterium HGW-Zixibacteria-1 DNA segment encodes these proteins:
- a CDS encoding 50S ribosomal protein L6 translates to MSKIGKLPVKIPKGVTVQVTDSHVDASGPKGKLTQAIHKDITVKVDEGLIVVTRPTDLKPHRALHGLTRALIQNMVVGVSEGYKIQLEMVGVGYRGEMKGKLLELSLGFSHPILVRPPDDVKVEVIPKENKIIITGPDKQLVGQTAALIRKFRPPEPYKGKGIKYVGEKIRRKAGKAAGK, encoded by the coding sequence ATGTCGAAAATTGGAAAATTACCGGTTAAGATTCCCAAAGGTGTGACGGTGCAGGTGACGGATTCGCATGTTGATGCGTCTGGACCCAAAGGCAAGCTGACCCAGGCGATCCATAAGGATATCACCGTGAAGGTGGATGAAGGCTTGATCGTGGTCACCCGTCCTACCGATCTCAAACCCCACCGGGCCCTGCACGGCCTGACCCGGGCTTTGATTCAGAATATGGTTGTCGGCGTCTCCGAGGGATACAAGATCCAACTGGAAATGGTTGGTGTCGGCTACCGTGGCGAAATGAAAGGCAAACTGCTGGAATTGAGTCTGGGTTTTTCTCATCCGATTCTGGTCCGGCCGCCCGATGATGTGAAAGTGGAAGTCATTCCGAAAGAAAATAAAATAATCATCACCGGCCCTGACAAACAACTGGTCGGCCAGACGGCGGCTCTAATTCGTAAGTTCCGGCCGCCGGAGCCGTACAAGGGCAAGGGTATCAAGTATGTCGGCGAGAAAATCCGCCGCAAAGCCGGAAAAGCAGCCGGTAAGTAA
- a CDS encoding 30S ribosomal protein S8, with product MSMTDPISDMLTRIRNASKAKMKAVNVPASNIKLEVAKILKNENFIKDILEIPDKRQGILRLYLKYSRDDAPIIRGLKRISRPGLRKYYNLEDLKKIRRTKVGITIVSTSQGIMTDGEALKKNVGGEALCNVW from the coding sequence ATGTCGATGACCGATCCGATTTCTGATATGCTAACCAGAATCAGGAATGCATCCAAAGCCAAGATGAAGGCTGTGAATGTTCCCGCCTCGAATATAAAATTGGAGGTTGCCAAGATCCTTAAAAATGAAAATTTCATTAAGGATATTTTGGAGATTCCGGATAAACGGCAGGGTATCTTGAGATTATATCTTAAATATAGCCGCGATGATGCCCCCATTATTAGGGGCCTGAAAAGAATTTCCCGCCCCGGTTTGAGAAAATACTATAACCTTGAAGATTTGAAAAAAATCAGACGAACCAAGGTTGGCATCACAATCGTCTCCACCTCGCAGGGAATCATGACCGACGGTGAGGCGTTGAAGAAAAATGTGGGCGGCGAAGCCCTCTGTAATGTCTGGTAA
- a CDS encoding type Z 30S ribosomal protein S14 produces the protein MAKKCLVEKQRRTPKFKVRKYSRCRRCGRSRAFMRRFGLCRICFREMALAGEIPGVVKASW, from the coding sequence GTGGCCAAGAAGTGTCTGGTAGAAAAACAAAGGCGCACGCCTAAATTCAAAGTCCGGAAGTACAGCCGTTGCCGCCGCTGCGGAAGATCTCGGGCCTTTATGAGAAGATTTGGTCTGTGCCGCATTTGCTTTAGAGAAATGGCTCTGGCCGGGGAAATTCCTGGTGTTGTAAAGGCCAGTTGGTAA
- a CDS encoding 50S ribosomal protein L5 translates to MARLKNTYLETIVPKLMKENNYSSIMEVPRLTKITINIGMGEAIGNPKALDAAMEDLTKITGQKPVFTKAKKSISNFKLREGARIGVMVTLRREKMYEFLDRLMNVSIPRIRDFRGISAKSFDGRGNFNMGIREQLIFPEIDYDKIDKIRGMNISITTTAKNDDECRQLLTELGMPFRK, encoded by the coding sequence ATGGCTAGACTGAAAAATACGTATTTAGAGACCATTGTTCCCAAGTTGATGAAGGAGAATAATTACTCCTCGATCATGGAGGTTCCGCGGCTGACCAAGATTACCATCAATATTGGTATGGGCGAGGCCATCGGGAATCCGAAAGCGCTTGACGCGGCCATGGAGGATCTGACCAAGATCACCGGGCAGAAGCCGGTTTTCACCAAGGCGAAAAAGTCGATCTCCAATTTTAAGTTGAGAGAGGGAGCCAGAATCGGCGTCATGGTGACGCTGCGCCGGGAGAAAATGTATGAATTTCTGGATCGCCTTATGAATGTCTCGATTCCGCGAATCAGGGACTTCAGGGGAATCTCGGCCAAGTCGTTTGACGGACGAGGAAATTTCAACATGGGCATCCGGGAGCAGCTTATTTTTCCCGAGATAGATTATGATAAAATCGATAAAATTCGCGGTATGAATATATCGATAACAACGACGGCTAAGAATGATGATGAATGCCGCCAGCTGTTGACCGAGCTGGGCATGCCGTTTAGGAAATAG
- a CDS encoding 50S ribosomal protein L24, which translates to MRIRKGDTVVIRRGKYRSQEAGKYKTGKVLHVFTDSDRLIVESVNMISRHTRPSQKNPKGGIVKKESPIQRANVALFCKSCAAPTKIGFKVLDESDGSKKKIRICRKCGEEIS; encoded by the coding sequence ATGAGAATTAGAAAAGGTGATACGGTCGTCATACGACGGGGCAAGTATCGGAGCCAGGAGGCCGGGAAATACAAAACCGGCAAGGTGCTGCACGTGTTTACCGACAGCGATCGTTTGATTGTCGAAAGCGTCAACATGATCTCCCGTCACACGCGCCCCTCTCAGAAGAACCCCAAGGGCGGCATCGTCAAGAAGGAATCCCCGATTCAACGGGCCAACGTGGCACTGTTCTGCAAAAGCTGCGCGGCTCCGACCAAGATTGGCTTCAAGGTCCTGGATGAATCTGACGGCTCCAAAAAGAAAATCCGGATTTGCCGTAAATGCGGCGAAGAGATATCATAG
- a CDS encoding 50S ribosomal protein L14: MIQEETDLIVADNSGARRARCFRILGGTSRRYARLGDIIVVAVKDAIPGGTVKKSEICKAVVVRTKSETRRRDGSVIRFSDNAAVIINDQKEPRGTRIFGPVARELREKQFMKIISLAPEVL; this comes from the coding sequence ATGATACAGGAAGAAACAGATTTAATTGTCGCCGACAATTCCGGCGCGCGAAGAGCGCGGTGTTTTCGTATTCTTGGCGGTACGAGCCGAAGATATGCCCGGCTGGGTGATATTATTGTCGTCGCCGTGAAGGATGCCATTCCCGGCGGTACGGTCAAAAAATCGGAGATCTGCAAGGCTGTCGTGGTGAGAACCAAGTCTGAAACCAGGCGACGCGACGGTTCCGTTATCAGATTTTCCGATAATGCCGCCGTTATTATAAATGATCAGAAAGAACCGCGGGGAACCCGTATTTTCGGCCCGGTGGCCAGAGAACTCAGAGAGAAACAATTTATGAAAATTATCTCTCTGGCCCCAGAGGTTTTATAG
- a CDS encoding 30S ribosomal protein S17, with the protein MKRNMRKVRQGKVVSSSMDKTIIVNIERAMKHPVYERIIRTSSKLYAHDEANEANVGDVVRVMETRPLSLKKCWRLVEIVERAK; encoded by the coding sequence ATGAAGAGAAATATGCGTAAAGTCAGACAGGGCAAGGTCGTCTCCAGTAGTATGGACAAGACCATTATCGTGAATATTGAGAGAGCTATGAAGCACCCGGTATATGAGCGCATCATCCGGACTTCCTCGAAACTGTATGCTCACGACGAAGCCAACGAAGCCAATGTGGGTGATGTTGTTCGGGTCATGGAGACCAGACCTTTGTCACTGAAGAAATGCTGGCGCCTGGTGGAAATTGTTGAGCGGGCCAAGTAA
- a CDS encoding 50S ribosomal protein L29: MKMESLRDMTRDELLQKRHELKDEYFNLKMRKSLKELDNPLKLRTLRRDIAKIETILTEDNRGIRKIVDSRVSILGQPGDDKVEQPKGEEDR; this comes from the coding sequence ATGAAGATGGAATCACTCAGAGATATGACTCGCGATGAGCTCCTTCAAAAGCGGCATGAGCTCAAAGATGAGTACTTCAATCTGAAGATGCGCAAGTCGCTCAAGGAACTGGATAATCCTCTCAAGCTTCGGACCCTGAGAAGAGATATCGCCAAGATCGAAACCATTCTTACTGAGGACAACCGCGGGATCAGGAAAATCGTCGATTCCCGGGTGTCGATTTTGGGCCAGCCCGGGGATGACAAAGTTGAGCAGCCTAAAGGTGAAGAAGATAGGTAA
- a CDS encoding 50S ribosomal protein L16, whose amino-acid sequence MLMPSKVKYRKQQRGRMRGKAYRGSAVSFGEYGLKALEPAWITDRQIEAARIALTRYIKRGGKVWIRIFPDKPVTKKPAETRMGKGKGAPEYWVSVVKSGRILFEVEGVAENMAREAFRLAGNKLPIKTKFVTRSETEGA is encoded by the coding sequence ATGTTAATGCCGAGTAAAGTTAAGTATCGGAAACAGCAAAGGGGACGCATGCGCGGCAAAGCGTATCGCGGCAGTGCCGTCTCTTTTGGTGAATATGGATTGAAAGCGCTTGAGCCGGCCTGGATCACCGACCGGCAGATCGAAGCGGCTCGTATCGCCCTCACAAGATATATCAAAAGAGGCGGTAAGGTCTGGATCCGGATTTTCCCCGATAAGCCGGTTACAAAAAAACCGGCCGAAACCAGAATGGGCAAGGGCAAGGGTGCTCCTGAGTATTGGGTGTCGGTTGTCAAATCGGGTCGGATCCTGTTCGAGGTCGAGGGTGTGGCTGAAAATATGGCCCGCGAAGCTTTTCGTTTGGCCGGAAACAAGCTGCCGATAAAGACCAAGTTTGTCACCAGATCGGAAACAGAAGGGGCATAA
- a CDS encoding 30S ribosomal protein S3 yields MGQKTHPIGFRLGIIKTWNNKWFAGNKFANFIYEDMMVKKYINARLDNAGLAKVEILRAPKRVTVDIHTSRPGIVIGRKGSEVDKLREELQLLTKKDISLNIIEVKKPELNARLVADSIARQLEGRVSYRRAMKKAIAASMKMGADGIKVVCGGRLAGAEIARTEKYMDGRVPLHTLRADIDYATSTAHTTYGCIGVKVWICRGMVHGAGEMLVKEELDKGASERPEIEMPARRDHRRDDKSRKRRPRGRVRRPDSRGDSRGEGRPARPEGAPGQPPRDGAPGRGGRPDSRGEGRPARPEGAPGQAPRDGAPGRGGRPDSRGEGRPVRQEGSAGRPPRDGAPGRGGRPDSRGEGRPVRQEGSAGRPPRDGAPGRGGQRGGGRPDGGFRRDDKSGQGDRRDGIPRKPEGGGAASRDSGKKSEASEPKKNTTPPDEKKS; encoded by the coding sequence TTGGGACAGAAGACGCACCCAATAGGATTCCGCCTGGGTATCATTAAAACCTGGAACAACAAGTGGTTTGCCGGAAACAAATTCGCCAACTTCATTTATGAAGATATGATGGTGAAGAAATATATCAATGCCCGACTGGATAATGCCGGTCTGGCCAAGGTTGAGATTCTGCGGGCGCCCAAGAGAGTCACTGTCGATATTCATACATCACGCCCCGGAATTGTAATCGGGCGTAAAGGGTCCGAAGTCGACAAACTGCGCGAGGAATTGCAGCTTCTGACCAAGAAAGACATCTCCCTGAATATTATTGAAGTTAAGAAGCCCGAACTGAATGCCCGGCTGGTGGCCGATTCGATCGCCCGTCAGCTTGAGGGCCGTGTCTCTTATCGCCGTGCCATGAAAAAGGCCATCGCCGCTTCCATGAAAATGGGCGCCGATGGCATCAAGGTTGTTTGCGGCGGTCGGCTGGCCGGTGCGGAAATCGCCCGGACCGAAAAATATATGGATGGACGCGTGCCGTTGCACACGCTGAGGGCTGATATCGATTATGCCACTTCCACCGCTCATACCACCTATGGCTGCATTGGCGTCAAGGTTTGGATTTGTCGCGGGATGGTGCATGGAGCCGGCGAAATGCTGGTGAAGGAAGAACTTGATAAGGGTGCCTCGGAGAGACCGGAAATTGAAATGCCGGCCCGCCGAGATCATCGCCGCGATGATAAATCACGCAAGCGCCGCCCGCGCGGCCGGGTTCGCCGGCCTGATTCGCGTGGCGATTCGCGTGGCGAGGGACGCCCTGCCAGGCCGGAAGGCGCACCAGGTCAACCGCCTCGAGACGGCGCCCCCGGGAGGGGCGGCCGACCTGATTCGCGTGGCGAGGGACGCCCTGCCAGGCCGGAAGGCGCACCAGGTCAAGCGCCTCGAGACGGCGCCCCCGGACGGGGCGGCCGACCTGATTCGCGCGGCGAGGGACGCCCTGTCAGACAGGAAGGCTCAGCGGGCCGACCCCCCAGAGACGGTGCCCCCGGACGGGGCGGCCGACCTGATTCACGCGGCGAGGGACGCCCTGTCAGACAGGAAGGCTCAGCGGGCCGACCCCCCAGAGACGGCGCCCCCGGACGGGGTGGCCAGAGAGGCGGCGGCAGACCGGATGGCGGTTTCAGGCGCGATGATAAATCGGGCCAGGGTGACAGGCGGGATGGGATACCCAGAAAACCCGAAGGCGGCGGCGCCGCTTCAAGGGACTCCGGAAAAAAGAGCGAAGCCTCCGAACCTAAAAAAAATACCACTCCTCCTGATGAGAAGAAGAGTTAG
- a CDS encoding 50S ribosomal protein L22, producing MQARARVRFLRTSARKMRRVAALIKGKPVEEALNILTYTPKMAAHHLAKTVKAAAANAISSVGTAKLKAEDLSITNIMVDGGPMAPRVRFQSMGRAHRIRRRFCHLTVEVEGEPEPETAKTKTGRRKKSKEEAPETETKKPGARARKTPSKAKKTVAKDKSEVDKIDETEAASAEAASGTDAAADETAVEKEVTDSEDTKKEE from the coding sequence ATGCAAGCACGTGCACGAGTCAGATTCCTGAGAACGTCAGCCAGAAAGATGCGACGGGTGGCTGCGCTTATTAAGGGTAAACCGGTTGAAGAAGCTTTGAATATTCTGACCTATACCCCGAAAATGGCCGCTCATCATCTGGCCAAGACCGTCAAAGCGGCCGCGGCCAACGCCATTTCGAGTGTCGGTACCGCCAAGCTCAAAGCCGAAGATCTGTCAATCACCAATATCATGGTTGATGGCGGTCCCATGGCCCCGAGAGTGCGGTTTCAATCGATGGGGCGGGCTCATCGGATTCGCAGAAGATTCTGTCATTTGACCGTCGAAGTCGAGGGCGAGCCGGAACCTGAAACCGCCAAGACCAAAACGGGCCGCAGGAAAAAAAGCAAAGAAGAGGCGCCCGAAACCGAGACAAAGAAACCCGGTGCCAGGGCCAGGAAGACCCCTTCCAAAGCCAAAAAGACGGTAGCCAAAGATAAGTCTGAAGTTGATAAGATAGATGAAACAGAAGCTGCTTCTGCGGAAGCAGCGTCCGGGACCGATGCGGCGGCTGATGAAACAGCGGTCGAAAAAGAAGTCACGGATTCTGAAGACACAAAGAAAGAAGAATAG
- a CDS encoding 30S ribosomal protein S19, whose translation MARSLKKGPYIDAKLFKKIDALNLSGEKKVIKTWARRTTVVPEFVGHTLAVHNGNKFIPIYVTENMVGHKLGEFAPTRTFRGHGGKLVERASTIR comes from the coding sequence ATGGCGAGGTCACTGAAAAAAGGTCCTTATATAGATGCCAAGCTGTTCAAGAAAATCGACGCCTTGAACCTGTCCGGCGAGAAAAAGGTCATCAAGACCTGGGCGCGTCGTACGACCGTGGTCCCGGAATTTGTCGGGCACACGCTGGCGGTTCATAACGGCAACAAGTTTATTCCTATTTATGTTACTGAAAATATGGTAGGACATAAGCTCGGCGAATTCGCTCCGACAAGAACTTTCCGCGGGCATGGCGGTAAACTGGTCGAGCGGGCCAGTACCATTAGATAG
- a CDS encoding 50S ribosomal protein L2, whose translation MGVKKFKPVTPSQRFRTVSTFEEITSIIPERALLEPTKKSGGRNNKGRVTARHRGGGHKRFYRLIDFRRDKRDIPARVASIEYDPNRSANIALLHYVDGEKKYILAPDGIKVDDFIMAGEKAEIRNGNSLPVGAMPLGTFLHNVEMYPGKGGKIARSAGTYVQLVAKEGEFAHLKMPSGEVRLVKQNCYGTIGTVGNADHKNLSWGKAGAARWRGWRPKVRGVAMNPVDHPMGGGEGRSSGGRHPCTPWGKITKGLKTRKKRKPSSKYIVESRRKKN comes from the coding sequence ATGGGTGTCAAGAAATTTAAACCGGTTACTCCTTCTCAACGTTTTAGGACGGTTTCTACTTTTGAGGAGATTACTTCCATCATACCGGAAAGGGCTTTGCTGGAGCCGACGAAGAAATCCGGTGGAAGAAACAATAAAGGTCGTGTCACCGCCCGGCACCGCGGCGGCGGTCATAAACGCTTCTATCGCCTGATCGACTTTCGGCGGGACAAGCGCGATATCCCGGCCCGCGTGGCCTCGATTGAATATGATCCCAACCGTTCGGCCAATATTGCCCTGTTGCATTATGTTGACGGCGAGAAAAAATACATTCTTGCCCCCGACGGAATAAAAGTCGATGATTTCATCATGGCCGGCGAGAAGGCTGAAATCAGAAACGGCAACTCGCTTCCGGTCGGGGCAATGCCCTTGGGAACTTTCCTGCACAACGTGGAAATGTATCCCGGTAAGGGCGGCAAGATTGCCCGAAGCGCCGGCACTTATGTCCAGCTTGTGGCCAAAGAAGGCGAATTCGCCCATTTGAAGATGCCGTCGGGCGAAGTGCGGCTGGTCAAGCAGAACTGTTACGGGACGATCGGAACGGTCGGTAATGCCGATCATAAAAACCTTTCATGGGGCAAGGCCGGAGCGGCGCGCTGGCGCGGCTGGCGTCCCAAAGTCCGCGGTGTTGCCATGAACCCGGTCGACCACCCGATGGGCGGCGGCGAGGGCCGCAGTTCCGGCGGACGGCACCCCTGCACCCCGTGGGGTAAGATTACCAAGGGTTTGAAGACGCGCAAAAAGAGAAAACCAAGCAGTAAATATATAGTAGAGTCACGCAGGAAGAAAAACTAG
- a CDS encoding 50S ribosomal protein L23: protein MKDARDVLQLHLMTEKSLMLKEKDNAYVFHVNRAANKLQIKEAVEKAFKVKVDKIRTMVVAGKPKRLGMYAGRTGAWKKAIVTLKEGQQISDFENI from the coding sequence ATGAAGGACGCAAGAGATGTTTTGCAGCTTCATCTGATGACGGAAAAGTCGCTGATGCTGAAAGAAAAAGACAACGCCTATGTATTTCACGTTAACCGCGCCGCCAACAAGCTTCAGATCAAGGAAGCGGTCGAAAAGGCTTTTAAAGTCAAGGTCGACAAGATCCGGACGATGGTTGTGGCGGGTAAGCCGAAACGTCTTGGGATGTACGCCGGAAGAACCGGCGCCTGGAAAAAGGCGATCGTGACGTTGAAAGAAGGCCAGCAAATTTCGGATTTTGAAAATATCTAA
- a CDS encoding 50S ribosomal protein L4, which produces MEVKVYNKEGAETGTITLNDAIFGLEPNPALVHQYIVNYLDNQRQGTSSSKGRSDVAGSTAKPWRQKGTGRARAGTRKSPLWRGGGIIFGPEPRNYYSKFPRKMKLTALLSAFSDKARNESITVVEDLELADVKTKTVATILDKLGLEKKKCLILDEGVNRNLHMSVRNMDKVNYSRAPLANAYEVINADVLLVTKAGLEKIEEVFAK; this is translated from the coding sequence ATGGAAGTTAAGGTATACAACAAAGAAGGCGCCGAAACGGGAACAATCACGTTGAATGACGCCATTTTCGGCCTGGAGCCAAATCCGGCGCTGGTCCATCAGTACATCGTCAATTACCTGGACAATCAGCGTCAGGGGACCTCCAGTTCCAAAGGTCGTTCCGATGTGGCCGGATCCACGGCCAAACCGTGGCGCCAGAAAGGGACCGGCCGGGCGCGCGCCGGCACCCGAAAATCCCCGCTTTGGCGGGGGGGCGGAATCATCTTTGGCCCGGAACCTCGCAATTACTATAGCAAGTTCCCCAGAAAGATGAAATTGACGGCTCTGTTGTCGGCATTCTCCGACAAAGCGCGCAACGAGAGTATAACGGTCGTCGAGGATCTTGAACTCGCCGACGTCAAGACAAAAACAGTCGCGACAATTCTGGATAAACTTGGATTGGAAAAGAAGAAGTGCCTTATTCTCGATGAGGGTGTCAATAGAAACCTTCATATGTCGGTACGAAATATGGATAAGGTCAATTATTCTCGGGCTCCGCTGGCCAACGCCTATGAGGTCATCAATGCCGATGTCCTTCTGGTCACCAAGGCAGGTCTTGAGAAGATCGAGGAGGTATTTGCAAAATGA